A single Lactuca sativa cultivar Salinas chromosome 8, Lsat_Salinas_v11, whole genome shotgun sequence DNA region contains:
- the LOC111904654 gene encoding uncharacterized protein LOC111904654 translates to MANIRVLKEWFDRVDSEKTGNITTIQLQTALAVGNLQFPVTVVQQMIRMYDFDRNGTMSFEEFVALNKFLLKVQQAFSDLERGRGFLVPDEVYEALMKMDISLDSPAFYTVCESFDKEKNGRFRLDDVMSLCIFVQSARNLFNSFDTSKQGRVTLDLNQFIFCTANCRI, encoded by the exons ATGGCGAACATTCGAGTTTTGAAAGAGTGGTTCGACCGAGTTGACTCAGAAAAAACAGGGAACATCACAACAATCCAACTCCAG ACTGCTCTTGCTGTTGGCAATCTACAATTTCCCGTCACAGTTGTTCAACAAATGATCAG GATGTATGATTTTGACAGAAATGGAACCATGAGTTTTGAAG AGTTTGTGGCTCTTAATAAGTTTCTTCTAAAG GTTCAACAAGCTTTCTCAGACTTAGAGAG GGGTCGTGGGTTTCTTGTTCCTGATGAAGTCTATGAA GCTTTGATGAAAATGGACATCTCTCTTGATTCTCCCGCATTTTACACTGTTTGTGAG AGCTTTGATAAAGAAAAAAATGGAAGATTTCGGCTGGATGATGTCATGTCCCTTTGTATATTTGTTCAATCTGCTAG GAATCTTTTTAATTCTTTTGACACGAGTAAACAGGGGAGGGTGACTCTTGATCTTAATCAATTCATATTTTGTA CTGCGAATTGTAGAATATGA